The Pyrus communis chromosome 14, drPyrComm1.1, whole genome shotgun sequence sequence TAATAGATGGCAAGGGGGGCCAGCAAATGCACAAAGAACCTTTTTTTAATGGAACAAATGGAGTTAACACTAAAGACGTTAATTTTGGCCAAATTACATCACTTTTGGGTGGTGTAAAGATTATTAACAAGTGTAAATTACATAGCAAACCCCAGAATATTTCCTAAATAATgggtttttatataaattggcCAAAGGAGtaatatttaacaaataaacaacaaaaGTGAAAAGTTTTGATTTTATCTACAAAGGATGATGCAGATTTTGTGCTACCTCTACCTGTGCTGCTGTGCATTCATCTATGGAAGATCAcaaaagaggggagagagagagagagagagagagagagaacctgcTAAAGTATCAAGAAGAGTTGATTTTCCAGAGCCAGAAGGACCCATGATAGCCATGATCCTACCAGGCTCAGCAAACCCACTCAACCCATTGAGCAACCTCTTTGTGGGTGCTTCCCTTCTGAAGTTTGGAAGCACCGCACTTAGATCCTCCCACACCAAATATGCACCTCTTCCACTTCCACTTCCACCGCCACCAACACCACCACTACGACCACCGCCTGCCGCCTCCGTCTCcatctttcctttttgtttctatAAAATCCTACCTTATAAGCCAAGGCCTCAAAACCCCAGAAGATAAAAGAAAACGTAGATCACATATAAAGAGAGAAAAACTTTGCATGTGTCCATGTAGTGTGGTTGGAGCGGATAACAATCAACTACCTATTAATGCTAGATAGCTGCCTGCCCGCCCTGCCCTGCCCTGTTATGAGATATGGGAGGAGGAGCATGAAGAATTaatgaggggagagagagagagagagagagagagagagagagagagaaattgatTCATTCAAAGAAGGTTGGTTCCTTCTGGTGGGTGGAAAGCGAAGGGAAATAAATGTTACACACAGAAATAATGACAGTGTGTATGGACTGGAGCAACAGCAAAACTTGGTCATGGTGAATTTGTGATATTGCAGATTGCTCCTTCTCCTCTATCTTCCAACCAATATTAAGACTTATTTCACATTTGTGTCTACATTGCATGTGTTCAGAAAAAAGTTGTTTTGAAGACTTTTTTGGGAGAGATTGGGGTCACTTGACCCATCTTTAATTACATTGTGTGATGATAAGTTGGACGTTGCATGTTGCTGACTATTTGGTTACATTTAGTACGTGAAAAGGAATTTAAGAAACGTGAATACCAAAGGCGCTGGAGGGCTTCACTTCCCCTCTATTTTCCCATGTGTCAAAAAACCATTTTCAAAGCGAACTTACCAAACAtgagaaaaacaacaatttctCATTCCCAAGCTCCATTTCTCATATTATGTTTCAGATTAAGTACTATACTTTTGCCATAACAACAGTTACCCGTGTCACTTTTCGCTAAGCGTTATTTATGTCACTTCAACTTATGTAAAGATTAgaatatagatttttttttttaagggaagtatgattgacactccaaaaatctcattatatactcttcacaaatgtatttttctttcctaatatagaaaatttggagtgtagaatgagattttttgaatgctaataacaattccctttttaaattctaattttctaaATCGTAGTTCATAGAGGACGTTAATGAAGCAAAATttaaagaaggtttcctactaaCCATTTAGATTCTCTCCTATGTGAGAGCTCTTCCCTCCCTCTGTGGGGGGTTTTCACTCCTTTTGTGAGAGAATTTTAACAGCTTGAATTTCTCACCCTCCCTTCCGTTACTCCTTCCCTTTCTTCAATATCTCCATCCAATTGACGTTTTGAGAGTCAGTGGCTAAGAATGTTTCTTTTTAATATCTACATTCTTTTCAtaccttaggccatctccaaccgaaagctGGCCAGATGGCTAAATGAGCCCTTTGGCCTTCCatgatattaatattttaatgaacagtacatggtcatatttcttaccatctccaaccgagggccaaagggccacagggctcgttttagccatgtcacaaaaaatcgtctccaaccgagggccaaacataatttattatttaaaaactacaacttaaattcaaatccaacggctaagtgacgtcaacaagctgttggatttgaattttttttttttttttttttgtggatattggactataattcacacaactttgaattcaatctatttcaattcaagtttgcaatgaattccaactttagATCCTATTCGGATTCCAACTGTGGgccctcatccaattccaaattggaagaaaaatgggcacaaaatgagacgagaagatgacgagtctgatgaagaagatgaagcatggcGCAACGCACAAAACAGAGCAGCAACCATGGTGTGTCAGCCAACTGCGCAACAAACTCATTGGGGTGGCTTTGTTGCTGGTCCttcttacaaaccacgaaacagaATGATGACGCAtgccaatctgatgaacaactacttcaacctcAACTTGGTGTACACAGAAAAGGATTTCAGACGTCGCTTCCGGATAAGGCGTCATGTCTTCAAGCGTTTACTTCATGATGTCCAGCaggtcaatccatactttcaaCAGAAGCAGGAAAGAGCAGGCCACGCTGGTTTttcacctcatcagaaggttactATTGCACTTCGAATGATAGCATATGGCTCCTCAGCTGATCCGATGGATGAAACTCATGGTATATCTGAGTCTTcatgccttgatactcttgAACAATTCTATGTCACAATTGTTCAGGTTTACAAAGACAAATACCTCcgcgagccaaatcaagaagatctggATCGGCTCATTCACAAAGCTGAAGATCGTGGATTTCCGAAtatgatagggtcattagactacatgcattgggattggaaTAATTGTCCCACCAGATGGCAAAGAGGCTTTTACGAAAGGTTGAGAATGCCAACTGTTGTGTTAGAGGCAATTGCCTCGTACGACACATGGATCTGGCATGCTTTATTTAGAGTCCCtagatcccaaaatgacattacagttcttggccgttcacccctcttcaataGCCTGACAGAAGGTAAAGCACCTtaacttgactactacatcaacgaTCGTCTgtacaatatggggtattacttggcaaatggcatctacccaaagtgggcaACACTTGttcaagcaattccaaaccctaggaatgacatcaaaaagttgtttaccttacaccaagaggcataccagaaagatgttgagagagctttcggtattctacaagcacggtAGAAGATCACCAGCGAACCGGCAAGAGGGTGGAatcgagaaaatttggactccatcatgatgtcttacatcatattacacaatatgattgtggaggatgagcgagatgggtatattgatggaTAGTTTGATGACGACCAAGACGATACAAATAGGTCAAGAAtggctcgtgcaaaaatatatgatgggcctaatttgcctttcaatccaagaactggtagtatCTCAATAAATGAGTACATAAGACgctatagaatgatacgttcccatgccacaaacaagtacctacaacaggatcttgttgcacatctttgggccaaaaatagCATGGAGTAGGCGATGGGCCAAAAATAGCATGGAGTaagcgtttaagttttatgttattaaatgtttttaaaaatattgtttaagttttatgttgttaaatgtttttaaaaatgttgtttaagtttcatgttgttaaatgtttttttttataatgttatgttgtttaagttgtttaagttttttaaaaaatatttgttcaTGTTGTTTAAGTTGTATTTGTTTCATGTTAATTAATGTTATGTAATgtttaagggaattgttattagcactccaaaaatctcatcctacactctaaactttttatattaggaaagaaaaatacactttgtAAGGAGgatagaataagattttttgagtgccaataacatttcccATGTTTAATGGTTTAGAAGGTATAAGGGGAGAAAAAATttgtattataaaaaataaaaaaaataaaaaaaaattgttaaaaaaataaaaaataaataaaaaaaaattaaataatagctagctgacgtcagcagCTAACCGTTGCTTTTTTTAATTTCAGCCCGTCTCAAGGCCGATTGGCTGGCTGGTTTGGGCCTGCCGGTTGGCCCTATAGCCATTTTTTGTCCAGTTAGGCCCACGAGCCCTCGGGACtggctctcggttggagaccGTTTTCGGGCTAGTTTCGGTCTTCTGGTCCTCTGgatccttcggttggagatggctttAGTCCCCATCTTGCAGCCCCTTTCCCTTAACCCCACCCCTTCCATATTTCCATCACCAACCTACACATCAGTCcatttcaaccattttcttctCCACCATCTTCCCTTTCTCATACCCAAAAATTAGATCTTAAAGTTTTGGACCCAATATGGAATTTCGATTgttgtattttaaaattttcttttactgtGGGTATAGCTTATTTACCATGACAATTTTACTACAGGCTTTATTTGCTCGTTAGAAAAAGTACAAACTTGCCACAAGCATAATAAGCACGTAGTGAATAACCATTTTTTACCACAGACAAATATAGTTCGCTGGAAAATAATAGTGAATGACCACACACAAAGTTTTCACGTTATAAATATAATAAGCCACCATGGGGAATGCTCGTGGTCAATATTGTTGTATCCACAATGCCTTTTTGTTATTTACAACGGACATAATGTATGAAAGAATCATGcgtaattaaaaaatttggagAATGAGAGACACcaaaagttttcaaaatttcaaacatctataaaatttgaaattttcacaaCACTCCCACTGTCCCACACACTTCTTAAAATCTATACTAATATTAACAAACACTACTTATCAATTAAAACCACATGAAATTACGGTTTTGACTCTctacaaataataaaattaaaaattattaaaacccGGATAAATATGTCAAAcacaaaaaagtgaaaaacacaaattaaaaaaaaaaaataaataaaaaagccattaaaaaaagaaagaaagataagaTAGACACAAACCCACGTGTATCCTCTTAATCTTCTCTTTGCAGTAGACATGGGATTCAAATTcataccttaaaaaaaaaaaaaggagttttaacgaaaagcccgcggtactgttcactttaacgaaaaactacatttttacactaaaaagtcaatccttgtactattcactttaccctttattttgtcattatcgttaaaactcaaagttttcaagcccttttcattagttttcctaaacaAAAAACTACACGTCTTACAGTATTTTCCCTTCACGCGCAGTAACTTCCCACTTAATAAATCCCGATCAGCAAGTGGCATTTTAGGTATTAAGCTCTTATATGACGGCGTGGGTTCAAACTTTATCGgtagctaatctaacaaaatctatcatttcataaaaaataaaaaataaaaaccgatCAGTTGTGATTATTTgcaccagaaaaagaaaattaaaaatttccaaGCTCCAACCattcaaaaagtaaaattttctgCATGAACCTTTCTCAGCGCTTTGTTGTTTTTTGTATCACTAACCTTTAGCTTTTCTCCTACAAAATGTATAATTTATTCTTTGTATATGCAATGCTAGTTTGGTGCTACATGCTCTAGGTTGGAGTTTGTTCTGTATACTGTATTACTGTTCAAATTTTTACTGATTAATTTTTGGCTTCATTGTTTGTCAAAGCTTTATGAATGTGTGTGGACTTATCGATATACAAATGatcatctaatctaacaaatttatcgtttgatgAAAAAAGGATATACAACTGATCTACCCGTAAGAATATGAACTCTATGCAAGTTGTAGGAAACAATAAAACTATAAAGGAATGATCTGTGTATATTTGAGTCATTTGATATAGCCATATGAGTGTATCCACTTGGTTTGTATCACAACGATTATGTTTTCTTTCCGTATTTACTTCTCTTACTTGAGATCAAATTAGTATATTTCCACCCAAGGagtataagattttttttttttttctctgtgcTTATGTCTGTGCAGATAAAGAAAGCAATTAGCGATGTTTGAGCATTAAGGGCCAAATGTCTCCCAAAGGACATTGTTTGGCGTGTTCAAGGAAAAGTAAACTTCTAAAAGCATCTCCAACTAATGCTTCAAATTGCCAAGGAGACgtataacagtaaaaaatgaTATCTAATTTTATTCCAACCCATCAACCAAAAGCTGATGTGGATTGAAGGCTTGGTGGGAGGCGTCAAAAGTGCCACCTCAAAATTCATATGCCAAatattattttagtgttttttttttttttttttttttgacttttggacTAGCCTTGCATTAAATGCTTGGTATAAGTGTAGctatttatatttcttttagtatttattatgatttgaaaaattaatatattaaaatataaaattatattttagacACATAGGTTGGAGATGTAATTTTAACATGATGTCAAATTGTCACGTAGATcatcaaattgaaatttggTGTTCAATATTTGATGTCTCTTTTGGAGATGTTATAAGCTGTAAATGGAGGTGTATTCATACTTGATAGATAGTTTCATATTTCTTAGGACA is a genomic window containing:
- the LOC137714411 gene encoding uncharacterized protein is translated as MRREDDESDEEDEAWRNAQNRAATMVCQPTAQQTHWGGFVAGPSYKPRNRMMTHANLMNNYFNLNLVYTEKDFRRRFRIRRHVFKRLLHDVQQVNPYFQQKQERAGHAGFSPHQKVTIALRMIAYGSSADPMDETHGISESSCLDTLEQFYVTIVQVYKDKYLREPNQEDLDRLIHKAEDRGFPNMIGSLDYMHWDWNNCPTRWQRGFYERLRMPTVVLEAIASYDTWIWHALFRVPRSQNDITVLGRSPLFNSLTEGKAP